GCCAGTCCAGCCTGCTCGACAGCGCAGTGCCGACCTTCGAACGCATCATGATCGAAACCGCCCTCAAGCACACCGCTGGCCGCCGTCGCGATGCCGCCGTGTTGCTGGGCTGGGGCCGCAATACCTTGACTCGCAAGATCAAGGAGCTAGGCATGAAGATCGACGGAGGGGATGACGACGAGGGAGATGAGGGCTGATTGACCTGTAATTTATGACAGTTTACGCAGCACGCTTATGCTGATTAGCTCCTTTGACCGACCTCGAACTGTCAAAGGAGCTGACAATAATGAGCACTAGCAATCGCAACTATCTGCTGGACGACGAACTCAACGCCCGCCTTCTGGCAACCTTGCCACGCCGCGACACCCTCAAACTGCGCGCCCGAATTGTCGATTATGAAATCGTCGAAATGGCCGTACTTTTCCGTACCGGCGAGCTGACTTCGGTACAAATCACTGTCGCGTATATCAATCGAATCAGCACGCTAAACGGCAGTTTCGAAACCTACGATGAGAATGGCGGTTATAACGCCTTCATCCGTATCGATGCGAACGAGGCCTTGGAGCAAGCGGCACTGGCGGACATCTGGCTCGCCAGCCAAACAGATCCAAGAGGCCCAGCCCCACCGCTGTGCGGCATCCCCTTGGGGGTGAAGGATACGATTGGGATCAAAGGCCGTGAGAGCAAAAACGGCACTCAGGCATTTAGCACCAACTTCGCAATCAATGACGCAACCTCCGTGGCCCGTCTGAGGGCCCAGGGTGCGGTGCTGGTCGGACATACCATTTGCTCAGAGCTTTCCGGCGACGTCATCGGCCAGTTTGCCGGGAATGCATGGGATCCTGATCGGGTTCCTGGAGGCTCAAGTCAGGGATCGGCCGTTGCCCCCATCGCTCGCCTGGTAGCTGCAACACTGGGGGAAGAAACGTCTGGCTCAATCATTATTCCCGCTGCCGTCAATGGCGTAAGTGCGATCAAGCCCTCGCCAGGGTTCGTATCGGCGGCGGGCGTTATGCCATTGCGCGCCGGTTGGGACACGCTAGGGCCAATGGCACGGTCAATGCGAGACGCATCGTTGATTCTCGCTATCGTCGGCGGACTGGACAGGGAAAATGACCCGCAGACGCTATCGGCCCCTATTCCGCTGCCCGCGCTTCCCATTGCGGCACGCCCTGGCAAAACTCCGCTGCTGGGATTGAAGATCGGCATCCCCCAGACAGACTGGATGACCACGCCGATCAGGTCTCCTCTGGAATCTTATGGCGCAGACCACCGAGCAGCATTCCTGCGCTTCAAAAGCCAGTTAACGGCCCTCGGAGCACACGTTGTCGATTTCCCCGGACTGGATCTGTCTCTTGAGCAAAACGCACCCTACTTGTCAGGCATCCCTTTCTACAGCCTTAAAGGCGAAGACGGTGAGAATCTGCTGATGGTCAACGCAGCGTTGGGGACGACCTGGCCTGCACAGCTGGAAACAAGGCAGTGGCTGGCGGTTCAGGAGTTTGCCGAGTCGCTGACCAATACGGAGCATCGGGATTTTTTGCTTAAGAGAATCAGTCCGCAATGGAGTCATGACACGGCCAGCCTGATTCCGGCTGGCGTGCGTGTAGAAGCGGAAAGTCGCAGGCGCCAGCAGCAACAACTCTATACGCAGGCGCTTGATAAGGAGGACATCGATTTCATGATGATGTTGCCCGTCGGCGGACACGTTGACCCACGTTTCGCGGAGCATTACGACCGTATCCCCGTGCGCCGCAGCTTTGTCGAGGCACCCAACGGACTCGCCTGGCCGGTGGTGACCTTCCCCATTGGGTACGGCAATACCGATGTGACAAGCCCGATGCCTATAACCGCTGCGTTCTGGGGACGTCGCTTTGATGAAGTGCTGATCGTGCAGGCGGCGATCGATTTTCAGGACCGATTCCCTGAATACCACCAAGCGGCACCGCCGGATCCCGACTTCTCAATCAGGACCAGGCGACCGGACAACATTCCCAGGGTTCGAGATTTGCCGCCAACGTGCTCGGCAGACCCGACAATTTCGTTAGGTAGCAGGAGCCTGCCATGAACCAGCGCTTTTTCCCTATCGACTGGGCCCCGCTAAATAACCCTCCTACCCTTGGGGCCCCTGAGCCGTCCACACGATTTTTTACCATCGCGTGGCGCCCAATGCTCTGCACGGTGTGTTACCCGGAACAAATTCCGCAGGAAGAACCTATTCAGCCGAAGACGGCTTTTCCCACAGATTGATTCCACCTTCCACTGCAAACCCATCGATTTCAGCCAGCTCTGCTGCACTGAATTCGAGGTTTTTCAGTGCGCCGACGTTTTCGATGATCTGTTCCGGGCGACTTGCACCGATCAAAGACGTCGTCACGCGTGGATCGCGAAGGGTCCACGCCAAGGCCATTTGCGCCAGGCTCTGACCGCGACGCTTGGCGATCTCGTTCAACGCCCGCACGTGCGCAATGTTCTGCTCGGACAAGTGCGACGCTTGCAACGAACCGCCACCCGGACGATTGACCCGCGCATCCTGAGGAATGCCGTTCAGGTATTTGTCCGACAACAACCCTTGAGCCAGCGCGGTAAAGGCAATAACGCCAGCGCCCAGCTCATCCGTCACGTCCAGCAGGTCTTTTTCGATCCAGCGGTTGAGCATGTTGTAAGCAGGCTGGTGGATCAGCAGCGGCACTTTCCATTCTTTCAACAACGCGGCCATTTCCCGGGTTTTACTGCCGGAATATGAAGAGATACCGATGTACAACGCCTTGCCCTGCTGCACGGCGGTAGCAAGCGCGCTGGCCGTTTCTTCAAGCGGGGTGTCCGGGTCGAAGCGGTGGGAGTAGAAGATATCGACATAATCGAGGCCCATGCGCTGCAGGCTTTGATCAAGACTGGCCAGTACGTACTTGCGTGAACCACCACCCTGGCCGTAAGGCCCAGGCCACATGTCCCAGCCGGCTTTGGTCGAAATGATCAGCTCGTCACGGTACTGCTGAAAGTCTTCCTTGAGCAGGCGACCGAAGTTGATCTCGGCACTGCCGTAAGGAGGGCCATAGTTGTTGGCGAGGTCGAAGTGGTTGATGCCGTGATCGAACGCTGTGCGCAACATGGCGCGTTGCGTCTCGATTGGCGTGCTGTCACCAAAGTTGTGCCACAGCCCCAGCGACAGCGCTGGCAAGACCAGACCGCTGCGGCCGACGCGGCGATAAGGGACAACGTCATAACGGTTTTCAGCAGCAATGTAAGTCATCGAATCCTCTCTTGTTGTCGGAATTGTCTTTTAAAGAAGCAAGCCGGAGGGTAACGCGAAAACCCACGGCAGCAAGCGCCGTGGGTCGTCTTCAGAGCGCTTTTAACGCACCAGATGCAGGAACTGCAGGTGACGCTCGTACTGATCGAGAATGTCGTTGATCACCTGCTCTTTGGTGTAACCCACCAGGTCGTAGTCCTGACTGCCCTCACTCAAGTGCACTTCAGCGCGGTAGTAGCGTCGATTGTTCAACTGCTTGGAGCCCATGCCGCCTCGCGCAAACGACGGCGTGAAGAACCCGCGCATCGTGACCTGATAGATGAAAGGCCGCTCTTCGCCGTGACCGATTTCCAGTCCAACCGTATGGTTTTCCGGATCCGGCTGAGTCACAACGTTGAGGCCCTTCTCGGCGAACACTCCGGTGACGTCTTCAATGGCCGGACGAACCGTCTGATCAAGAAAGCGATACACCTCGTCGCGCGAAGGAAATGCCACGGCCTGAGTCAGGCGCTGTCGCCAACCGCCACGCCGTGCGCCGGACACCGGAGCGAGCGAGTACAACTGCGCGATCTTACGCTGCGACTCCATGTGAAACGCCTTGTGCAACCCCCACATCATCAGCAGCAAGATCAACGAGAACGGCAGCGAGGTGAGCACCACCGCTGATTTGAGCGCGTCAATGCTGCCCGAGAACAATAGCCCGCTGGTGATCAGCGCCGTCATCACGCCCCAGAACACGCGCAGCCATTTCGGCCCGTCTTCGTCCGGGCTGCCGCCTTTTGCCGAAAGCGTGGACAGCACTACCGTGCCGGAGTCGGCCGAGGTCACGAAGAATACGAAGCTGATGAACACCGTGACGGCAATCACCGTTTTGCTCCACGGGTAGTTTTCCAGCATCAGATAGAGCGCCATGGACGGGTCGTCGATAGCCGCCTGGCCCAACGCCGTCATGCCGTGATTGATCACCTGATCGATGGCGCTGTTGCCGAAAATCGACATCCAGGCCAGCGTGAAGCCCAGAGGAATCAACAGTACGCCACAGACGAATTCACGAATGGTCCGGCCGCGCGAGATACGCGCGATAAATAGCCCAACGAACGGCGACCATGCGATCCACCACGCCCAGTAAAAGACTGTCCAGCCGCCAAGCCAGTCGCTCTGGCCGTTGTACGCGTAGACATCGAAGCTCTTGACCGGCAGCGCGCCGAGGTAATCCCCGATGTTCTGCACCAGGGTGTTCAGCAAATGCTGCGTGGGCCCGGCGAACAACACGAACAGCAGCAAGGCACAGGCCAGCAGCATGTTGATGTCGGACATGACGCGCACGCCTTTATCGACACCGGCGATGGCGACCAGGATTGCCGCGCCCATCATCAAGGTGATGAGGCCGACCTGAATCCACTGCGTATGCGGCACGCCAAACAGGTAATCAAGACCCGAATTGAGGTGCAGCACGCCAAAGCCCATGTCGGCGCCCAGACCGAAGATCGTCGCGATGATGCCAAAACCATCGACTGCATAACCGATAGGTCCGTTGATGCGTTTGCCGATCAGCGGGTAAAGCGCAGAGCGCAATGCCAGCGGCAGATTGTGGCGATAGGCGAAGTAGGCAAGCGCCATGCCCACAAACGCGAACACGCCCCAGCCATGCAGGCCCCAGTGCAGGAACAGCAGCTGCATCGCCTGACGCGCAGACTCAGAAGTGCCGCCCTCGCCCTGCGGAGGTTGCAGCATGTGTGTGAGCGGCTCGGAGACGCAGAAGAAGAACAGCGTGATGCTGATCCCGGCGGCGAACAGCATGCCGGCCCAGGACAGATAGCTGAACTCAGGCTCATCGTGGTCGGCGCCGAGCTTTATCTTGCCGTAGCCGGAAATGGCGGTCACCACCACGAACACCAGGTACAGCGTCATCGCCAGCATGTAGTACCAGCCGACGGTGTTGGCTGCCCAGTTTTGCGCTGCCAGGAGCCACTTGCCCGAGGCCTCGGGAAAACCGATGACAACCATTCCGAAGATCAGAATGAAGCTGGCGGCAAAGTAGAAAACGGGGGGGTTCATGCGTACCGGCGAGCCGGTGTGACCGTTGACGGCACTCATGAGCGGCACGCGTTGATAGCGGGGAATCGGATAGAAAAGAGCGGATACGGCAAGGGTAAGCCTCCTGTTGTGAGCGGGCAGCGAACCACCGGTTTAAATTGACTGACCGTTCAATTTAAACACGGATAGGCCTCAAAGGACCAATTTCAGGCCCTCGGACGCTAGCTCACGCGAAGGTATGACGCACGGTTTAGAGGGATCGTTCCCGTCGGTCGGAACGCAGCTTTGCCTCCCGCAGATACTCTCTGCAGATGCGAATTCGTTCGCGAGAGGCCGGTTTCAACCCGGCGCATCACTCCTGGCTGCCATTGTCGTGCTGCAAGCTCGCCTGATTGACGTTGCTGCCAGCCGGTACACCTCGGGTCAGCCAGACATTACCGCCGATGGTTGAGCCCTTGCCTATAACGATTCGACCCAAAATGGTCGCACCGGCATAGATCACCACGTCGTCTTCGACAATCGGGTGACGTGCGTGGCCTTTCTGCAGCTGGCCATCCTCATCAGCCGGGAACCGCTTCGCCCCCAGCGTCACTGCCTGATAGATACGCACGCGCTCGCCGAGGACTGCGGTCTCACCAATCACCACACCCGTTCCGTGATCGATGAAAAAGCTCGGTCCGATCTGCGCGCCTGGGTGAATGTCGATCCCGGTGGCCGAATGCGCCAGCTCCGAGCTGATTCTCGCCAGCAGTGGCAGACCGTTACGATACAAATGATGGGCCAGCCGGTGATGGATCACCGCCAGAATTCCCGGATAGCACAGCAGCACTTCGTCGACACTGCGCGCGGCAGGGTCGCCGTGATAGGCGGCCAGCACGTCGCTGTCGAGAATTTTGCGGATCGCGGGTAATGCACTGGCAAAATCCTGAATCAGCCGCTCGGCGTGCACATCGGCGCAGCTGGCATCTTCGCCGCGCTGGCGGGCGACGTAGCGCAGTTCCAGCCGCGCCTGCGCCAAAAGCGAATTGAGCGCAACATCCAGCGTGTGCCCGACGTAGAAGTCCTCGCTCTCCTCGCGCAGGTCCACAGGGCCCAGTCGCATGGGAAACAACGCCCCAATCAGCGCTTCCAGAATGTCACGCATGGCCGCGCGCGAAGGCAGTTCACGGCCGCCCATTTCTCCGCTTACGCGACCGTTGCGCGTGCGCCATTCATCTCGTGCAGCGCGCAGCTCACCGACGATCCGTTGCAGCTGCCAGTGACCAGTGAGGCCTTCGGCGCATGCCTCTGAAGACGGTTCGGGAATAGTGCTCACGCAGATCTCTCCTCAGTTTGACGGCGCATCTGCCTTGCGTGGCTGAAGTACCGGCCACTCCACAGCAAACGTTTATCGCGAAAAAATAACAGCTTTAGTAAGCCTTTGGAGCATAGGTCGTCAGCAATGGTTTGGTTGCTGTGTAGGAATGGTCTGCCTATAGTCCTGCGACACGCCACACGACTGACCAGAAGAAAGAACCTCCCTCATGATCAAAGACCAGCTTGAACGCTTTAACCGCCTGGAACTGCTGGGCGCACCGACGCCGCTGGAGAAGCTTGAACGGCTGTCGATCTGGGCAGGGCGCGATCTTTACGTCAAACGCGATGACATCACACCGCTCGCGCTGGGCGGCAACAAGCTGCGCAAACTTGAGTATCTGGCCGCCGACGCGCTGGCCCAAGGCGCTGACACGCTGATCACGGCAGGCGCGATCCAGTCCAATCACGTGCGACAAACAGCTGCCGTGGCCGCCAGGCTGGGACTGGGCTGCGTGGCGTTGCTGGAAAACCCCATCGGCACCCAAGACCCTCACTACCTGAATAACGGCAACCGGCTGCTGCTGGACTTGTTCGACGCCAGGGTTGAGCTGGTCGAGAACCTCGACAACGCTGACGAGCAACTGCAAGCGCTGGCTGAGCGGTTGCAATCCAGTGGCAGAAAACCCTATCTCGTGCCGATTGGCGGCTCCAATGCGTTGGGCGCGCTGGGCTACGTGCGAGCAGGCTTTGAGCTGGCCGAGCAGATTCGTCAGTCGGGGCTTGAGTTTGCTGCAGTGGTGCTGGCCTCGGGCAGTGCCGGCACACACAGCGGCCTGGCATTGGCGTTGGCTGAGGTGCTGCCACAGTTGCCGGTGATTGGCGTGACGGTTTCCCGGCCTGAAGAAACCCAGGCGCCCAAAGTGCAAGGGCTTGCCGAACGCACGGCGCAGCTGCTCAGCGTGCCGCTACCGCCCGCGTTCAAGGTGCAACTGTGGGACGAGTATTTTGGGCCACGGTATGGCGAGCCGAATGCCGGAACGCTATCGGCGATCAAGCTGGTGGCCAGCCATGAGGGTCTGTTGCTGGACCCGGTTTACACCGGCAAGGCGATGGCCGGCTTGCTCGACGGCATTGGCCGCCAGCGCTTCAACGACGGGCCGATCATTTTCCTGCACACCGGTGGCGCCCCCGCGCTTTTTGCTTATCCGGACGTATTTTCCGGGCAGTGACGGCCGAGCTAAACCCATGCCGGGATCTGGCGCGCAGACGAGAGGTCGGATATGCCGACACTCGCAAGCATGCGCCTTGGCTTGTGCGGCAGGCCACTGAAAAAGCTGGATAAACTTTTAGCGTCACAGTAGCTTTCGTGCACGTCTGATTCTTGCCGGATATTCCAATAAACAGGGGACTCTCATGAACATGTCTGCAATCCGCCGCACCTTTTTGCTGTCGGCGTTTAACCTGGTGCTGGGCACCGGTCTGGTCAGCCAGGCAGTGGCTGGCGATCAACTTGATACGATCAAAAAGAACGGCACCCTTAAAGTGGGTCTGGAAGGCACGTATCCACCGTTCAGCTTCGTCGATACCAACGGCAAGCTGAGCGGTTTCGAAGTCGAGTTCTCCGAAGCACTCGCCAAGGAGTTGGGCCTCAAAGTGCAGCTGCAAGCAATGCCATGGGCCGGCATTCTGGCCGCTCTGGAATCCAAGCGTCTGGACGTGGTGATCAACCAGGTAACCATTTCCGACGAGCGCAAGAAGAAGTATGACTTCTCCACGCCTTACACCATTTCCGGCATCCAGGCGCTGGTGCAGAAAAAAGACGCTGACAAGTTCAAGACTGCAGCAGACCTCAAGGACCACAAGATCGGCGTGGGCCTGGGCACCAACTACGAACAATGGCTGAAAGAGAACGTACCGGGCGCCATCGTCAAAACCTACGACGATGATCCGACCAAATATCAGGACCTGCGCGTAGGCCGTATCGATGCAATTCTGGTGGACCGCCTGGCCGCACTGGAACTGGTTGCCAAGACCAAAGACACATTGGCTGTCTCTGGCAAACCGTTCTCGCGTCAGGAGTCCGGTATCGCGTTGCGCAAGGGCGAACCCGAGCTGCTGGATGCGATCA
The DNA window shown above is from Pseudomonas sp. BSw22131 and carries:
- the tcyJ gene encoding cystine ABC transporter substrate-binding protein → MNMSAIRRTFLLSAFNLVLGTGLVSQAVAGDQLDTIKKNGTLKVGLEGTYPPFSFVDTNGKLSGFEVEFSEALAKELGLKVQLQAMPWAGILAALESKRLDVVINQVTISDERKKKYDFSTPYTISGIQALVQKKDADKFKTAADLKDHKIGVGLGTNYEQWLKENVPGAIVKTYDDDPTKYQDLRVGRIDAILVDRLAALELVAKTKDTLAVSGKPFSRQESGIALRKGEPELLDAINKAIDKMRADGTLAKLSQKYFQADVTQ
- the epsC gene encoding serine O-acetyltransferase EpsC; this encodes MPEPSSEACAEGLTGHWQLQRIVGELRAARDEWRTRNGRVSGEMGGRELPSRAAMRDILEALIGALFPMRLGPVDLREESEDFYVGHTLDVALNSLLAQARLELRYVARQRGEDASCADVHAERLIQDFASALPAIRKILDSDVLAAYHGDPAARSVDEVLLCYPGILAVIHHRLAHHLYRNGLPLLARISSELAHSATGIDIHPGAQIGPSFFIDHGTGVVIGETAVLGERVRIYQAVTLGAKRFPADEDGQLQKGHARHPIVEDDVVIYAGATILGRIVIGKGSTIGGNVWLTRGVPAGSNVNQASLQHDNGSQE
- the mgrA gene encoding L-glyceraldehyde 3-phosphate reductase codes for the protein MTYIAAENRYDVVPYRRVGRSGLVLPALSLGLWHNFGDSTPIETQRAMLRTAFDHGINHFDLANNYGPPYGSAEINFGRLLKEDFQQYRDELIISTKAGWDMWPGPYGQGGGSRKYVLASLDQSLQRMGLDYVDIFYSHRFDPDTPLEETASALATAVQQGKALYIGISSYSGSKTREMAALLKEWKVPLLIHQPAYNMLNRWIEKDLLDVTDELGAGVIAFTALAQGLLSDKYLNGIPQDARVNRPGGGSLQASHLSEQNIAHVRALNEIAKRRGQSLAQMALAWTLRDPRVTTSLIGASRPEQIIENVGALKNLEFSAAELAEIDGFAVEGGINLWEKPSSAE
- the betT gene encoding choline transporter BetT: MNPPVFYFAASFILIFGMVVIGFPEASGKWLLAAQNWAANTVGWYYMLAMTLYLVFVVVTAISGYGKIKLGADHDEPEFSYLSWAGMLFAAGISITLFFFCVSEPLTHMLQPPQGEGGTSESARQAMQLLFLHWGLHGWGVFAFVGMALAYFAYRHNLPLALRSALYPLIGKRINGPIGYAVDGFGIIATIFGLGADMGFGVLHLNSGLDYLFGVPHTQWIQVGLITLMMGAAILVAIAGVDKGVRVMSDINMLLACALLLFVLFAGPTQHLLNTLVQNIGDYLGALPVKSFDVYAYNGQSDWLGGWTVFYWAWWIAWSPFVGLFIARISRGRTIREFVCGVLLIPLGFTLAWMSIFGNSAIDQVINHGMTALGQAAIDDPSMALYLMLENYPWSKTVIAVTVFISFVFFVTSADSGTVVLSTLSAKGGSPDEDGPKWLRVFWGVMTALITSGLLFSGSIDALKSAVVLTSLPFSLILLLMMWGLHKAFHMESQRKIAQLYSLAPVSGARRGGWRQRLTQAVAFPSRDEVYRFLDQTVRPAIEDVTGVFAEKGLNVVTQPDPENHTVGLEIGHGEERPFIYQVTMRGFFTPSFARGGMGSKQLNNRRYYRAEVHLSEGSQDYDLVGYTKEQVINDILDQYERHLQFLHLVR
- a CDS encoding amidase, whose translation is MTDLELSKELTIMSTSNRNYLLDDELNARLLATLPRRDTLKLRARIVDYEIVEMAVLFRTGELTSVQITVAYINRISTLNGSFETYDENGGYNAFIRIDANEALEQAALADIWLASQTDPRGPAPPLCGIPLGVKDTIGIKGRESKNGTQAFSTNFAINDATSVARLRAQGAVLVGHTICSELSGDVIGQFAGNAWDPDRVPGGSSQGSAVAPIARLVAATLGEETSGSIIIPAAVNGVSAIKPSPGFVSAAGVMPLRAGWDTLGPMARSMRDASLILAIVGGLDRENDPQTLSAPIPLPALPIAARPGKTPLLGLKIGIPQTDWMTTPIRSPLESYGADHRAAFLRFKSQLTALGAHVVDFPGLDLSLEQNAPYLSGIPFYSLKGEDGENLLMVNAALGTTWPAQLETRQWLAVQEFAESLTNTEHRDFLLKRISPQWSHDTASLIPAGVRVEAESRRRQQQQLYTQALDKEDIDFMMMLPVGGHVDPRFAEHYDRIPVRRSFVEAPNGLAWPVVTFPIGYGNTDVTSPMPITAAFWGRRFDEVLIVQAAIDFQDRFPEYHQAAPPDPDFSIRTRRPDNIPRVRDLPPTCSADPTISLGSRSLP
- a CDS encoding D-cysteine desulfhydrase produces the protein MIKDQLERFNRLELLGAPTPLEKLERLSIWAGRDLYVKRDDITPLALGGNKLRKLEYLAADALAQGADTLITAGAIQSNHVRQTAAVAARLGLGCVALLENPIGTQDPHYLNNGNRLLLDLFDARVELVENLDNADEQLQALAERLQSSGRKPYLVPIGGSNALGALGYVRAGFELAEQIRQSGLEFAAVVLASGSAGTHSGLALALAEVLPQLPVIGVTVSRPEETQAPKVQGLAERTAQLLSVPLPPAFKVQLWDEYFGPRYGEPNAGTLSAIKLVASHEGLLLDPVYTGKAMAGLLDGIGRQRFNDGPIIFLHTGGAPALFAYPDVFSGQ